TGTCAATCGGCTTCTTGGGCGGTTCCAGGTCGTCTAGCGCCTCCAGCAGAGTCGGACCGTCGTACCACGGTGTGTTGTCGCTCTTCTCGACCACGTTGTCGCCTTCGAAGGCGCTGATCGGGATGAACGGGATCTCGTCGACGTTGTAACCGATAGTCTTTAGGAGCTCGGCGACCTCCTGCTTGACCTCCTCGTACCTGTCCTCATCGTAGTCCACGAGGTCCATCTTGTTGATTGCCACGATGAGCTGGTCGATACCTAGCGTCTTGGCCAGGAACGCGTGCTCCTTGGTCTGAGGCATCACACCGTCGTCCGTGGCCACTACCAGGATTGCAGCGTCGGCTTGGCTCGCACCGGTGATCATGTTCTTAACGAAGTCTCGATGTCCTGGGCAGTCCACGATGGTGAACTCGTAGTTGTCGGTCTCGAACTTGGTGTGAGCTAAGTCGATCGTTACACCTCGCTCCCGCTCCTCCTCGAGCGTGTCCATGATAACTCTGAACTTGTCTTCTCCTTCACCCAGATCCTTGTCTTCGATCACACCGGTGTCGTACAACAATCGACCGACCAGGGTGGACTTACCGTGGTCTACGTGGCCGATGAACGCGAGGTTAATGTGCTCCTTCTCCTTCGCCACGGGAACCTCCCCCGGTTTCGTTTCGCGACGACCCGGCCGATCCCCGTTTTATAATATTGTCGGTTATGGGGAAAGCTCGGTCATTCGACTTCTTCTAGCGAGACGGGTCGATCCTCCTTCACAGACTTGAGGGCCGCCACGGCCGTGCGGAGAGCTTGAAGTCCAGCCTCGCCGTCGACGAGGGGATCTCGATTTTCTAATATAGACTCGGCAAAGTCCCGAAGCTCCAGTTTCAGGGGTTCTTCCTTCCGTATATTGAACCGTTTA
Above is a window of Methanopyrus sp. SNP6 DNA encoding:
- the tuf gene encoding translation elongation factor EF-1 subunit alpha, giving the protein MAKEKEHINLAFIGHVDHGKSTLVGRLLYDTGVIEDKDLGEGEDKFRVIMDTLEEERERGVTIDLAHTKFETDNYEFTIVDCPGHRDFVKNMITGASQADAAILVVATDDGVMPQTKEHAFLAKTLGIDQLIVAINKMDLVDYDEDRYEEVKQEVAELLKTIGYNVDEIPFIPISAFEGDNVVEKSDNTPWYDGPTLLEALDDLEPPKKPIDKPLRIPIQDVYSITGVGTVPVGRVETGVLEVGDTVRFEPAYTATGGRKGEGEVRSIEMHHEEIERAEPGDNIGFNVKGVGKNDISRGDVACHPDEPATVVTPDDTFIAQIVVLQHPSAITAGYTPVFHCHTAQVACKFEELIEKIDPATGEVIEENPDFLKTGEAAKVRIRPTKPMVIEEVSFIPQLGRFAIRDMGQTVAAGMCVKIEKEE